From a region of the Thermosipho melanesiensis BI429 genome:
- a CDS encoding YjjG family noncanonical pyrimidine nucleotidase yields MLYFDLDNTILNFDKSEEFALKKVFEFINIPYKEDYLNIYRPINEKWWRLFSEEKYKKEVIVVERFREFFQNVGIVWNDLEKIARVYLEGLSNSAFFIDGAEKFLSDMKSKGFRMAILTNGVEYVQQKRFKVAKLDRFFDFILTSERVGKPKPNPDIFFYAKKLSKVPLKESVYIGDNFETDFEGARNANLDFILFDFRDRYKDVQCDKVKDYVGLYMRLL; encoded by the coding sequence ATGTTATACTTTGATCTTGATAATACAATTTTAAACTTTGATAAGTCAGAAGAATTTGCGTTGAAAAAGGTTTTTGAGTTTATAAATATCCCATACAAAGAAGATTATTTGAATATTTACAGACCAATAAATGAAAAATGGTGGAGACTTTTTTCCGAGGAAAAGTACAAAAAAGAAGTTATAGTGGTTGAGAGGTTTAGAGAGTTTTTTCAAAATGTGGGGATTGTTTGGAATGATTTGGAAAAGATTGCGAGAGTTTATTTAGAGGGGCTTTCAAATTCTGCGTTTTTTATTGATGGTGCAGAAAAGTTTTTATCAGATATGAAGTCTAAAGGCTTTAGAATGGCGATATTAACAAATGGAGTAGAGTATGTACAACAAAAAAGATTTAAGGTGGCAAAGTTAGATAGATTTTTTGATTTTATTTTAACTTCTGAAAGGGTGGGAAAACCAAAACCTAATCCAGATATTTTCTTTTATGCGAAAAAATTATCAAAAGTACCGTTAAAAGAATCTGTGTATATAGGCGATAACTTTGAAACAGACTTTGAAGGTGCAAGGAATGCAAATCTTGATTTCATTCTGTTTGATTTTAGGGATAGATATAAAGATGTGCAGTGTGATAAGGTAAAGGATTATGTGGGTTTATATATGAGATTGTTATAA
- a CDS encoding DUF370 domain-containing protein has protein sequence MREVVKISNNLFIPRNRIIAILPVSSTVARKLRGMNKVGGKIVNMTFGGESKTILIMDSGHVFVLSKTLEEVDEALWS, from the coding sequence ATGAGAGAAGTTGTAAAGATATCAAATAACTTGTTCATACCCAGAAATAGGATAATTGCAATATTGCCTGTATCATCTACAGTTGCAAGAAAATTACGTGGTATGAACAAAGTTGGTGGGAAAATTGTGAATATGACATTTGGTGGTGAATCAAAGACTATATTGATAATGGATAGTGGCCATGTTTTTGTGCTTTCTAAAACGTTAGAAGAGGTTGATGAGGCTTTGTGGAGTTAA
- the pheS gene encoding phenylalanine--tRNA ligase subunit alpha → MDVKKLLDDATGEISSANDIAILNQIRVKYLGKKGVITLMMKKLKELPKEERPKFGAVVNEVRNKLEELLSEKLEELKQKEKVERYEKIRVDVSLPGAKRDKGHLHILTKIQRELEDIFISMGFEVVEGPEVEDTWHNFDALNTPEWHPARDTQDSFYFDENTLLRTHTSPIQIRTMLEKKPPLAIISPGRVFRRDYDSTHLPMFTQMEGLYVDKDVTVRHLKYTLEEMARKIFGESAKVRLKPSYFPFTEPSYEVDVWFNGSWLEILGAGMVDPNVFKNVGYDPEEWSGFAFGLGLERIAMVKYGIRDIRDFVRNDVRFLENY, encoded by the coding sequence ATGGACGTAAAAAAACTTTTAGATGATGCAACGGGTGAAATTTCTTCGGCAAATGATATAGCAATTTTAAATCAAATAAGGGTGAAATACTTAGGGAAAAAAGGTGTAATTACTTTAATGATGAAAAAATTAAAAGAATTACCGAAAGAAGAAAGACCAAAATTTGGAGCAGTTGTTAATGAAGTAAGAAATAAACTCGAAGAATTATTGTCGGAAAAACTAGAAGAGTTAAAACAAAAAGAAAAGGTTGAAAGATATGAAAAAATTAGAGTGGATGTTTCGCTACCTGGTGCAAAAAGAGACAAAGGACATTTACATATATTAACCAAAATTCAAAGAGAACTTGAAGATATATTCATATCTATGGGTTTTGAAGTTGTTGAAGGTCCAGAAGTGGAGGATACTTGGCATAATTTTGATGCACTAAATACCCCAGAATGGCATCCTGCAAGGGATACGCAGGATTCTTTTTACTTTGATGAAAATACGTTACTTAGAACGCATACTTCTCCTATCCAGATTAGGACAATGCTTGAAAAAAAGCCACCACTTGCTATAATATCACCGGGTAGGGTTTTTAGAAGGGATTATGACTCTACACACCTTCCCATGTTTACCCAAATGGAAGGGTTATACGTTGATAAGGATGTAACTGTGAGACATTTAAAATACACATTGGAAGAGATGGCAAGAAAGATATTTGGAGAATCAGCCAAGGTAAGGTTAAAACCAAGTTATTTCCCATTTACAGAGCCTAGTTATGAGGTAGATGTATGGTTTAACGGAAGTTGGCTTGAAATTTTGGGAGCCGGGATGGTGGATCCAAATGTTTTCAAAAATGTAGGTTATGATCCAGAGGAGTGGTCTGGTTTCGCCTTTGGATTGGGATTGGAAAGAATTGCAATGGTAAAATATGGAATAAGGGATATAAGGGATTTTGTTAGAAATGATGTGAGGTTTTTGGAGAATTACTAA
- a CDS encoding TIGR04013 family B12-binding domain/radical SAM domain-containing protein, with translation MELIKRILFRYTQTNRYSITALVASIYAYRKDIEMYEIRRFDNIFGFSKKGTVVLYSFMSFDLANVTEELKVLKEKGYLTIAGGPHATANPNQLLKLGFDYVFTGDGERNIRDFLDGKIPESRIFDGVTKRVDLSKFPPFCPEKNLFMPIEITRGCPFSCGYCQTPRLAGKLIRHRPVEQIVEYTKIGVQKGRKIARFISPNSFGYGSKNGVIPNVEVVENLLYSLKGVGVEEIYFGTFPSDVRPESVNREILRVIKKYVNNRYIVIGAQSGSERVLKKINRGHNLEEIERALSLLVEFGFIPRVDFIFGFPFETDEDIENTFEFIKKIVNKYKAKVHAHTFMPLPGTPLANVGPGKLTKKHYKFLGLLTAQGYLDGYWLKQEQLARRVASVNSGSPI, from the coding sequence GTGGAGTTAATAAAGAGGATTTTATTCAGATATACTCAAACTAATAGGTACAGTATTACTGCACTTGTTGCATCTATTTATGCATATAGAAAAGACATAGAAATGTATGAAATAAGGAGATTTGATAATATTTTTGGTTTTTCGAAAAAGGGGACGGTAGTCCTCTATTCTTTCATGAGTTTTGATCTAGCAAATGTAACCGAGGAATTAAAAGTTTTAAAGGAGAAAGGGTACCTTACTATTGCTGGTGGGCCTCACGCAACGGCAAATCCAAATCAACTTTTAAAATTGGGATTTGATTATGTTTTTACAGGAGATGGTGAGAGAAATATAAGGGATTTTTTAGATGGGAAAATTCCCGAAAGTAGAATTTTTGATGGGGTAACAAAAAGGGTGGATCTTTCAAAATTCCCGCCTTTTTGTCCTGAAAAAAATTTGTTTATGCCTATAGAGATAACAAGGGGTTGCCCTTTTTCTTGTGGATATTGTCAAACTCCAAGACTTGCGGGGAAATTAATTAGACATCGTCCCGTTGAGCAGATAGTTGAATATACAAAAATAGGTGTACAAAAAGGTAGAAAGATTGCTAGGTTTATTTCTCCCAATTCGTTTGGCTATGGTAGTAAGAATGGAGTTATACCTAATGTGGAGGTTGTGGAGAATCTTTTGTATTCTTTGAAAGGGGTTGGTGTTGAGGAGATATATTTTGGCACCTTTCCATCTGATGTAAGACCCGAGAGCGTAAATCGAGAGATTTTAAGGGTTATTAAAAAGTATGTGAATAACAGATATATTGTTATCGGAGCACAAAGTGGAAGCGAGAGAGTTTTAAAGAAAATCAATAGAGGGCATAATCTTGAGGAAATTGAGAGGGCTCTTTCTCTATTAGTTGAGTTTGGGTTTATTCCACGTGTGGATTTTATCTTTGGTTTTCCTTTTGAAACCGATGAAGATATAGAAAATACATTTGAATTTATTAAGAAAATTGTGAACAAGTACAAGGCAAAAGTACATGCACATACCTTTATGCCACTTCCAGGTACACCACTTGCCAATGTTGGACCAGGAAAATTAACCAAAAAGCATTATAAATTTCTGGGCTTACTTACAGCACAAGGATATTTAGATGGTTATTGGTTAAAACAAGAACAACTTGCAAGGAGGGTTGCAAGTGTTAATAGCGGCAGCCCAATTTGA
- a CDS encoding M20 family metallopeptidase, which produces MEAIELRHILHQNPEISFREFETQKILLNALKSLNNNNLKIYKIAGTGVIAIYEPKKGKPFIIYRADIDGLPIEEKTDWKYASKNSNMHACGHDIHMSIAYDLIKKITENNIDQNFAFVFQPGEETGAGARYVLDEIEELPVKYAIALHVTDEYDFKTISTTKGTLFAAATEIDVTFYGKASHVAFYENGIDSIKMASNFLNEFYSLKFEDSLVAFGKIAGGNARNIVSQETTIMGSIRTNSSEKTKSIISILENLAEKTAKENKGSFSISKGSEYPPVIVNDELFFKFKDFLKSTDANFVECNMKFTGEDFGYFSQEYPSLMFWIGTRIDEKYGLHNPKFLPKDDVIPYYSNIIFNFLKELTK; this is translated from the coding sequence ATGGAAGCAATAGAATTAAGACACATTTTACACCAAAATCCAGAAATCTCATTTAGGGAATTTGAAACACAAAAAATCTTATTAAACGCCTTAAAATCCTTAAACAACAATAATTTAAAAATTTACAAAATTGCTGGAACTGGCGTTATTGCAATCTATGAACCTAAAAAAGGTAAGCCATTTATAATCTACAGAGCAGATATAGATGGACTACCCATTGAAGAAAAAACAGATTGGAAGTATGCATCGAAAAATTCAAATATGCATGCATGTGGCCACGATATCCATATGTCAATAGCATACGATTTAATAAAAAAAATAACGGAAAATAACATAGATCAAAACTTTGCATTTGTATTCCAGCCCGGAGAAGAAACAGGAGCAGGTGCAAGGTATGTACTAGATGAAATAGAAGAACTTCCGGTAAAATATGCAATTGCGCTACATGTAACTGACGAATACGACTTTAAAACAATATCAACAACAAAAGGAACATTATTTGCCGCAGCAACAGAAATTGATGTAACATTTTACGGAAAAGCTTCTCATGTGGCTTTCTATGAAAACGGCATTGATTCAATAAAAATGGCAAGTAATTTTTTAAACGAATTTTACTCGCTAAAATTTGAAGATTCGTTAGTGGCATTTGGAAAAATTGCAGGTGGAAACGCAAGAAACATCGTATCACAAGAAACAACGATAATGGGAAGCATTAGGACAAATTCCTCAGAAAAAACAAAAAGTATAATCTCAATACTTGAAAATTTAGCGGAAAAAACCGCAAAAGAAAATAAAGGAAGTTTTTCCATATCAAAGGGAAGTGAATATCCACCAGTAATTGTTAACGACGAATTATTCTTTAAATTTAAAGACTTTCTGAAAAGTACAGATGCAAACTTTGTGGAATGCAACATGAAGTTTACAGGAGAAGATTTTGGATATTTCAGTCAAGAATATCCTTCGTTGATGTTTTGGATCGGAACACGTATAGACGAAAAATATGGACTTCACAACCCAAAATTTCTTCCAAAAGACGATGTTATACCATACTACTCAAATATCATATTTAACTTTCTCAAGGAGTTGACAAAATGA
- a CDS encoding carbon-nitrogen hydrolase family protein encodes MLIAAAQFEPKPGDFEGNYAKHLKFIDEAASLEARLILFPELSISGYTYDRKILLSSIDFFRQKRNELIYLSRKYNMAIVGGIPRKILLEIRNSVFVVRKKKQILFYDKTHLFRKEKEVFSPGERFLVFKFNGVRFGILVCYEIGFPEISRILTLNGAQVLLAPFAFGRERKHIYDIATRARALENGAYLVTSSTSGKGLMNFLGSSRIVGPDGSVLVSARKKEQLIYYDVSVENLEFFRYIEDGISHAYFLNRKNELYKGLVR; translated from the coding sequence GTGTTAATAGCGGCAGCCCAATTTGAACCAAAACCCGGTGATTTTGAAGGAAATTATGCAAAACATTTAAAGTTTATAGATGAAGCGGCAAGTTTGGAAGCAAGATTGATTTTATTTCCAGAACTTTCCATTTCTGGATATACGTATGATAGAAAGATTTTACTTTCTTCTATAGATTTTTTTAGACAGAAAAGAAATGAGTTAATTTATCTTTCTAGAAAGTACAATATGGCAATTGTTGGAGGAATTCCAAGAAAGATTTTATTGGAGATAAGAAACTCTGTTTTTGTTGTGAGAAAGAAAAAGCAGATTTTGTTCTACGATAAGACGCATCTTTTTAGAAAGGAAAAGGAAGTTTTTTCACCAGGGGAAAGGTTTTTAGTTTTTAAATTTAACGGTGTAAGGTTTGGAATACTCGTGTGTTATGAGATAGGTTTTCCGGAAATTTCCAGGATTTTAACGTTAAATGGTGCACAGGTTTTACTTGCACCATTTGCTTTTGGAAGAGAAAGAAAACATATTTATGATATTGCAACACGTGCCCGTGCTTTGGAAAATGGTGCCTATTTGGTTACTTCTTCTACTTCTGGAAAAGGACTTATGAATTTTTTGGGAAGTTCAAGGATAGTAGGGCCAGATGGTAGTGTTTTAGTAAGTGCAAGAAAAAAAGAACAGCTTATTTATTACGATGTAAGTGTTGAAAATCTGGAATTCTTTAGATATATAGAGGATGGAATTTCTCACGCTTATTTTTTAAATAGGAAGAACGAGCTTTACAAGGGGTTGGTAAGATGA
- the ychF gene encoding redox-regulated ATPase YchF: MKIGIIGLPQSGKTTIFSLLTGIEVDPYAPIHQKGVAKVHDKRVDVLSKMYNPKKTTYATLEFYDTPSLDPSDKKSRTQVFNMVQNADALLLVLRAFENESVVFPENAENAFKQLRSALDEFIFRDLEVVSNRIDRLENAKRKLDNREEMELKLLRGLREVLENEEFLSKYDLTEDQKKLISSYSLVTLKPLIVAVNLDEKQFTNKSYPEKEKVLSQVKAYNFAYIELCGLMEKEIQELAEEEREEFLKDLGVEESGIERLSRVVYNQLGLISFFTVGPDEVRAWTLKKGSTAVEAAGVIHSDLARGFIKAEVIKYEDLINLGSEKEVKEKGLMKLVGKDHIIEDGDIITIRFNV, encoded by the coding sequence TTGAAGATAGGAATAATAGGGTTACCACAATCTGGAAAAACAACAATTTTTTCTTTGTTAACTGGTATTGAAGTAGATCCATACGCTCCCATACACCAAAAGGGAGTTGCAAAAGTTCACGATAAAAGGGTTGATGTGCTTTCAAAGATGTACAACCCCAAAAAGACGACGTATGCAACCTTGGAGTTTTACGATACACCTTCACTAGATCCTTCAGATAAAAAGTCTAGAACACAAGTTTTTAATATGGTGCAAAATGCCGATGCACTACTTTTAGTTTTAAGGGCGTTTGAAAATGAAAGTGTGGTGTTTCCTGAAAATGCTGAAAATGCTTTTAAACAATTAAGAAGTGCTTTGGATGAATTTATTTTTAGGGATTTGGAAGTTGTTTCTAACAGAATAGATAGGCTTGAAAATGCAAAGAGAAAATTGGATAACAGAGAAGAGATGGAGTTAAAGCTTTTAAGGGGATTGAGAGAAGTTCTTGAAAATGAGGAGTTTTTATCAAAATATGATTTAACTGAAGATCAGAAAAAGCTGATTTCAAGTTATTCCCTTGTTACTTTAAAGCCATTAATAGTTGCGGTAAATTTGGATGAAAAGCAGTTTACAAACAAAAGTTATCCAGAAAAAGAAAAGGTTTTGTCTCAAGTTAAGGCCTACAATTTCGCGTATATAGAGCTTTGCGGTTTAATGGAAAAGGAAATTCAAGAACTTGCCGAGGAAGAAAGAGAGGAGTTTTTGAAAGATTTAGGTGTTGAGGAAAGCGGTATAGAAAGACTTTCTAGAGTAGTTTATAATCAACTTGGATTAATTTCATTCTTTACCGTTGGCCCAGATGAGGTACGTGCTTGGACTTTGAAAAAAGGTAGTACTGCAGTAGAAGCAGCTGGTGTAATCCATTCAGATCTTGCTAGGGGATTTATAAAGGCTGAGGTAATAAAGTATGAAGATTTAATAAATTTGGGAAGTGAAAAGGAAGTAAAGGAAAAAGGTTTGATGAAGTTGGTGGGGAAGGACCATATTATTGAAGATGGTGATATAATTACCATAAGATTTAACGTTTAG
- a CDS encoding ZIP family metal transporter: MNKVLYGIVLSTAAGMATSIGAIPFLFFRKKVTEKFIDALLGMAAGIMLAASAFSLVVPSIEIGGLWRFGIGFFLGAILVDLMDKYSPHEHFLKGHEGIQFKRLSKIWLFVIAITIHNLPEGMAVGVSSFSNQALNVAFAIGAQNIPEGAAVTAALLNAGYSVRKAFFISFLTGVVEILGGILGAGIVSISQALLPYMMAFAGGAMIFVISDEVIPETHLRGNERLSTYFLIVGFFIMSALDVVLG, translated from the coding sequence ATGAATAAGGTGTTGTATGGTATTGTTTTGAGTACAGCTGCGGGAATGGCAACTTCAATTGGTGCTATTCCTTTTTTGTTTTTTAGGAAGAAGGTTACCGAGAAGTTTATAGACGCACTTTTGGGAATGGCAGCGGGAATAATGCTAGCAGCAAGTGCCTTTAGTTTAGTTGTACCTTCTATTGAGATAGGTGGACTTTGGAGATTTGGTATTGGGTTTTTTTTGGGTGCCATTTTGGTTGATTTGATGGATAAATATTCTCCACACGAACATTTTTTAAAAGGTCACGAGGGTATTCAATTTAAAAGATTAAGTAAAATTTGGCTTTTTGTTATTGCAATAACGATTCACAACCTTCCAGAGGGAATGGCAGTGGGTGTAAGTTCTTTTTCTAACCAGGCATTGAACGTTGCTTTTGCAATAGGTGCACAGAATATTCCCGAAGGTGCAGCGGTTACCGCTGCACTTTTAAATGCGGGATATTCTGTAAGAAAAGCGTTTTTTATATCTTTTTTAACGGGTGTTGTTGAAATTCTTGGTGGAATATTGGGCGCGGGAATTGTAAGTATTTCTCAAGCATTATTACCATATATGATGGCTTTTGCTGGTGGCGCAATGATATTTGTGATAAGTGATGAGGTTATTCCTGAAACACATCTTAGGGGAAATGAAAGACTTTCTACGTATTTTTTGATTGTTGGTTTTTTTATTATGTCCGCTCTTGATGTTGTATTAGGATAG
- a CDS encoding NAD(P)H-dependent flavin oxidoreductase, producing MSIMPNLRFGNLVARLPIIQGGMSVGISLSNLSSAVANEGGIGVIGAAGIGMLEKDFETNFRKANIRALRKEIRKARSKTDGIIGVNIMVALSDFTELFETAIEEKIDIIFMGAGLPLEIPIQKLKKSSTKIVPIVSSERAAKIILKYYIKHYGILPDGFVVEGPKAGGHLGFKKEQIFDQEYALEKIILKVISVVREYEEKYKKKIPVIAAGGIFSGKDIYKFLKIGADGVQMATRFVATEECDASEKFKEMYLKCKKEDIVIIDSPVGLPGRAIKNTFLDKVKAGITRPIKCPWKCLKTCDFRKAPYCIAKALTKAKLGFLKEGFAFAGENAFKIKEIISVKKLMEELKREFKNAALEM from the coding sequence ATGTCAATTATGCCAAATTTGCGTTTTGGAAATTTAGTTGCCAGGTTACCTATTATTCAAGGTGGAATGAGTGTTGGAATATCACTTTCAAATCTTTCAAGTGCTGTTGCAAATGAAGGTGGAATTGGAGTTATTGGTGCAGCTGGAATAGGAATGTTAGAAAAAGATTTTGAAACAAATTTCAGAAAGGCAAATATTAGAGCTTTGAGAAAGGAGATAAGAAAAGCTAGAAGTAAAACTGATGGGATTATAGGTGTAAACATAATGGTTGCGCTTTCAGATTTTACAGAACTTTTTGAAACAGCAATTGAAGAAAAAATAGATATAATATTCATGGGAGCAGGTCTTCCTCTTGAAATCCCTATCCAAAAGTTAAAGAAATCATCCACAAAAATAGTTCCAATAGTTTCATCGGAAAGAGCTGCAAAGATAATATTGAAATACTACATAAAACATTACGGCATACTCCCAGATGGATTTGTTGTTGAAGGACCAAAAGCGGGTGGACATTTGGGATTTAAAAAAGAACAGATCTTTGATCAAGAATATGCTCTTGAAAAAATTATTTTAAAAGTTATATCTGTGGTGAGAGAATATGAAGAAAAATACAAGAAAAAAATTCCAGTGATAGCGGCAGGAGGAATCTTTTCCGGAAAAGATATTTATAAATTTTTAAAGATAGGGGCAGATGGTGTTCAAATGGCTACTAGATTTGTGGCAACTGAAGAGTGCGATGCATCTGAAAAATTCAAAGAAATGTATTTGAAATGCAAAAAAGAAGATATCGTAATCATTGACAGTCCTGTAGGACTCCCGGGACGCGCAATAAAAAACACTTTTCTCGATAAAGTAAAAGCCGGTATTACAAGACCCATAAAATGTCCATGGAAATGTTTAAAAACATGCGATTTTAGAAAAGCACCATATTGCATTGCAAAAGCTCTAACAAAAGCAAAGTTAGGATTTTTAAAGGAAGGATTTGCATTTGCAGGAGAAAACGCTTTTAAAATAAAAGAGATTATATCTGTAAAAAAACTAATGGAAGAATTAAAAAGAGAATTTAAAAATGCTGCTTTAGAAATGTAG
- a CDS encoding Gfo/Idh/MocA family protein — translation MLRIGLIGCGRIGTKKHMEALIENADKMETVAFCDIKKEKAQKCARIFEERTGKKVEVETNYKKLLMREDIDAVAIATESGKHYEITMEALTNGKHVLVEKPMALSTKHADEMVELAKRKNLKLGVCFQNRFNPPIQELRKKVEEGAFGKIYYGVATIRWNRNEEYYKQASWRGTWEQDGGALMNQCTHNIDLLQWMLGGEIEEVYGVIRNFRHPYIEAEDFGGAIIKFKGGRVGIIEGTTDVYPRNLHEKLGIFGEKGTVVIGGLAVNRIEEWRFEGEEGHPFMNLPDPDTVYGNGHVKLYRDFVEAIEEGRNSYITGEEGKKAVEIVLAIYRSAMTGKPVKFPFEFSTIDMKGLSLK, via the coding sequence GTGCTAAGGATAGGACTAATAGGATGTGGAAGGATAGGGACGAAAAAACATATGGAAGCGTTGATAGAGAATGCGGATAAGATGGAGACTGTGGCATTTTGTGATATAAAAAAAGAAAAAGCACAAAAATGTGCAAGAATATTTGAAGAAAGAACTGGAAAGAAAGTTGAAGTAGAAACAAATTACAAAAAATTACTTATGAGGGAAGATATAGATGCGGTGGCAATAGCAACGGAAAGTGGAAAACATTATGAAATAACAATGGAAGCATTGACAAATGGTAAACATGTTTTGGTTGAAAAACCCATGGCATTATCGACGAAACATGCAGATGAAATGGTAGAGCTAGCAAAGAGAAAGAATTTAAAGCTTGGAGTATGTTTTCAAAATAGGTTTAACCCACCGATACAGGAGTTAAGGAAGAAGGTAGAAGAAGGGGCATTTGGGAAGATATACTATGGAGTTGCAACGATAAGGTGGAATAGGAATGAGGAGTATTACAAACAAGCAAGTTGGAGGGGGACATGGGAACAAGATGGGGGGGCATTGATGAACCAGTGTACACATAATATAGATTTACTTCAATGGATGCTAGGAGGAGAGATAGAAGAGGTATATGGAGTGATAAGGAATTTTAGGCATCCATATATAGAGGCAGAAGATTTTGGAGGGGCGATAATAAAGTTTAAAGGGGGGAGGGTAGGGATAATAGAAGGGACAACGGATGTATATCCCAGGAACTTACACGAGAAGCTAGGGATATTTGGGGAGAAAGGGACGGTAGTGATAGGGGGGCTTGCGGTAAATAGGATAGAGGAGTGGAGATTCGAAGGAGAAGAAGGACATCCATTTATGAATTTACCAGATCCAGATACGGTATATGGAAATGGACATGTGAAGTTGTACAGGGATTTTGTAGAGGCGATAGAGGAAGGGAGGAATTCATACATAACGGGAGAAGAAGGAAAAAAAGCTGTTGAAATAGTACTAGCGATATACAGATCAGCCATGACGGGAAAACCTGTTAAGTTTCCTTTTGAGTTTTCAACGATTGATATGAAAGGGCTGAGTTTAAAGTGA
- the truB gene encoding tRNA pseudouridine(55) synthase TruB: MMGFLNLYKPKGVTSHDVVDEVRRKLNIRRVGHAGTLDPFAEGVLVVGVGSTTRLLEYLQVERKRYYVKALLGVITETFDITGEIVEERECNIPDERIIDVVKSFVGKYKQVPPAYSAKKYKGERLYKLAREGKIISLPPVDVEIYGIDKIIVKKPHFSFEVEVSKGTYIRSLCMDIGYKLGCGATAKELKRLSVGTFDIRDAINPFEVGREKLLESLIDVQKVLPLPKVEIYKDFVENIYNGNQPTLDFVKEMVDSFSKDDDVMLICNGQLVAIAKAERNSKFLEKNLPRGRIFKLKKVFKEI; this comes from the coding sequence ATGATGGGATTTTTGAATTTGTATAAGCCAAAGGGTGTAACATCTCACGATGTGGTTGATGAAGTAAGAAGAAAACTAAATATAAGAAGAGTTGGGCATGCTGGAACACTTGACCCCTTTGCAGAAGGGGTTTTGGTTGTAGGTGTTGGAAGTACTACAAGACTTTTAGAATATTTACAAGTTGAAAGAAAAAGATACTATGTGAAAGCTTTGTTGGGGGTTATTACTGAAACATTTGATATTACTGGAGAAATAGTTGAAGAAAGGGAATGTAATATCCCAGATGAAAGGATTATTGATGTCGTAAAGTCTTTTGTGGGAAAGTACAAACAAGTTCCCCCTGCTTACTCTGCAAAAAAATACAAAGGAGAAAGACTTTACAAGCTGGCAAGAGAGGGAAAGATTATTTCACTTCCACCAGTTGATGTTGAGATTTATGGTATAGATAAAATAATTGTAAAAAAGCCACATTTTTCGTTTGAAGTAGAAGTGTCTAAGGGTACGTATATTAGAAGTTTGTGTATGGATATAGGATATAAGCTTGGGTGTGGTGCAACGGCAAAAGAATTAAAGCGATTGTCTGTTGGTACATTCGATATACGCGATGCTATAAATCCATTTGAAGTGGGAAGGGAAAAATTGCTTGAAAGTTTAATAGATGTTCAAAAGGTTTTACCATTACCAAAGGTTGAGATATATAAAGATTTTGTTGAGAATATATATAACGGGAATCAACCTACCCTTGATTTTGTAAAGGAAATGGTGGATTCTTTTTCAAAAGATGATGATGTAATGCTGATTTGCAATGGTCAATTGGTTGCCATTGCAAAGGCGGAAAGAAATTCTAAATTTTTAGAAAAGAATTTACCAAGAGGGCGGATTTTTAAATTAAAAAAAGTATTTAAAGAAATATGA
- a CDS encoding zinc ribbon domain-containing protein — protein sequence MRKWMCSKCETVHGRDINVAINIVQFA from the coding sequence ATAAGGAAATGGATGTGTTCTAAATGTGAGACTGTTCATGGTAGAGATATAAATGTGGCAATAAATATAGTACAATTTGCTTAA